A stretch of DNA from Salvelinus sp. IW2-2015 linkage group LG20, ASM291031v2, whole genome shotgun sequence:
CAAGTGGCCCTAATGAGGCCACACAGTACAGTTCTAGCTCTCTCTTACCGTTACTTGGCATTTGAATGGTCTTTCTGAGGAGTGGACATGCTTCACATGGCAGCTCAGGTGGTCTGGCCTGGAGGAGAGAAGATAAGAAAAGTTACAATCTTGCTGTAGAATATTaatggacacacaacacactgtactTTTGACCTTTTCCAGTGAGACTCAAATGTTCACTCAGCCCACTCATCGCAGCACCCAGAAGTACCATTAGTTAGTTTGATTGAAAACCTGGACTACAGCAGACAGGCTGGGAGCTAAATCATTTCATCACCGATGATGGTGTGGAGAACTAACACAGGCAGCTAGGCCAAAGCAAAACACTCACACTGGTAGTGGTTTTGTTACAAAGGAGAGGAGTCAATTAGAATATTTTCAGGAGTGCTGTGAACTGGAATGGCTGTTCTCCTCTTGTTTCACTGTTAACTGAGGAGGACAGCAgcttccagacagacagagtgccTGCAGAACTGCCAGTGACTCAGAGTTGCGTTATTCTGCCAGCCGGCCTCTCACTTTTCAGTGTCCCGATAAACCTCTGCGTCACTGTGTTGGAACCAAGCCGGACTCTGCCCTTAACTGCCGAGCTCTGAGATTATAGTTTGGACAGAGAGCATAATGTTTACATCAGTATGAGACGCTGGAATATTCACTCACACCAAACTTCTGCTGTTATTTGAACAACTAACAAGCTGTAAGAGCTCTTTGCTTCTTGGGTTTTCAATGGTTATTTGTAATTTTGCCATTACTCATGCCAATGAATTGCACATATGACTAATGATGCATAACTGGAAGTAGTGAGTGGATGTTGCTGTAAATGTTGAAAGAGGCCATCTTACAAGGCCACTGTTGGCTTTGCTTGGAAAGACAGGAATGCTCAGTCATTCCAGGTGGCTCAGACTTAAAACAAACAGGGCCCTGTAAGCAGCAACACTGGAGCAGAGTGGGAAAACTAGGTGCGAGTTAAAAGAAATCCCAGGCTGCTGCCTCCCAGGCCTGTTTTAATGGCATTCCCTGGGGAAGGGGAAGTGGTGACAAGCTGGCGGGAACCACAGCCTCACTCCTCTCCTTTGCCTGTCCTCGCAAGAGGGAACTCTCTGGGACACTGAAGTTGAACTGCTCTCTAAAAGCGCAACTGTTTAAACATGCTGGGGACCACAAAGGCACTGAGTCAAGATTATTCAACGCTCCTATAAATCCGTGAGCCTGAGGGCAGCTGCCAATGGGACATGTAGAATGTCACATTGAACAACAGATGGTCATACACTCCATCTCAGTGCTCGTCTAACACCACATAGAAATTGTAGACTAATAGCCATGTACTAACAGGATCAAAATTGGTTGATGTTTGAGTTCAAATGAGTTTGTAATAAATAGCAAGCACTTTTATTTGAAATATAAAACAGCTAGCCAGGGTTAGTGAAAGTGCATGGCTGGAGCCTACCTGGAGAAGCCTTTCCCACACACGGAGCAGACGTATGGCTTGTGGACTCCACCGTCGTGAGAGCGCACYTGGTAMGTCATGCGGTCCTTCCTCTTGAAGCGCTGRTGGCAGATGGGGCACTSGWAGGGCTTCTCYTCCGAYTGGGACAGCTTGTGACGGTTCAGYTGGTAGACGTCTCGGAAGGCCTTMCCACACATCTCACAYCCYTGGTTCTTCTTCACWGGCTTGGCAGGCTTRTTGGGCTGGCTCTGCTGSGGRARYTTGYTCATAGAGGCTGGAGACATGATYCTGGAGGCTGAYGACACYGAGGMGGTGGCCGTGGTMAGGATGCCTGCGATGGTMGAMATGTAGGAGGGCTGCCCACTYTTCTCCCTGGGCAGGSTYGAGATGAYYGGCACCATGGTGGGGGCRGTCTGYGCRGTCTTCTTGGGCCGSGACACCATCTTGARGCCCGTGTGGCAGGKRTCGTGGCGCCGCAGYTGGTAGCTGTCACGGAAGGCCTTGTTGCAGTAGCCGCAGATGAAGGGTGTCTTGCTCTtgtgctccttcttcaccacgggCATGGGTCCCCTGCCGCCACCTGCCCCGCTGGCCACGTTGTCTTTGAGGAGCTCTGCGGCGCTGGCGGGGGGTTTCTGGTCCAGGGGGATGGGCATCACAGGCTTCTGGTCCACTGGCTCATTCACAGAGTTGAGCAGCGGCAGCAGGCTATTCTGGGCCACCTGATGCTGGTGGTGGAGGGCTTCATTGGCCTGCTGTAGAGACACAGCACAGCAAGTTTAAACACTGgtcaacaacatacagtacattcggaaagtagtcagaccccttgacttgttccacattttgttacattacaaccttactctaaaatgtattatattgtccccccctcatcaatctacacacaatacacgatgacagagcaaaaacaggttgagaaatgttgaaaatgtattaaaaataaaactgaaatattacatttacataagtacataAGTACCCTTTACtaaaatactttgttgaagcacctttggcagcgattacagcattgagtcttctcgagtatgacactacaatcttggcacacctgtatttggggagtttatcccattcttctctgcagatcctctcaagctctgtcaggttggatggggagcgtcgcagcacagctattttcaggtctctccagagatgttagatcgagttcaagtccgggctctggctgcgccactcaaggacattcagagacttgtcccgaagccactcctgcgctgtatTGACTGTGTGCTTTGggctgttggaaggggaaccttcgccccacTCCGAGGTCCTTAGCACTCCgaagcaggttttcgtcaaggatctctttgtactttgctccattaatctttccctcaatcctgactagtctcccagtccctgccgctgaagaacttccccaaagcatgatgctgccaccaggtttactccagacgtgacgcttggctttcaggccaaagagttcaatcttggtttcatcaaaccagagaatcttgtttgtcatggtctaagagtcctttaggtgccttttgtcaaactccaagcgggctgtcatgtgccttttactgagtggcttacgtctggccactaccataaaggcctgattgatggagtgctgcagagatggttgtccttctggaaggttcttccatctccacagaggaactctcagAGCGACCATCAgcttcttggttacctccctgaccaaggcccttctcctccgattgctcagtttggccgggcggccagctctaggaagagtcttggtggttccaaacatcttccatttaagaatgatggaggacactgtgttcttggctgcaggctacagacattttttggtacctttccccagatcgaTGTTTCGACACAATCTTTTCTCTGCGCTCTTCAGACAATTCCCTTGATTGGgctgggtttttgctctgacatgcactgtcaactgtgcgacaggtagcctagtggttggagcgctgggccagtaaacCGAAAgcttgctagatcaaatccccgagctgacaaggtaaaaatctgtcgttctgcccctgaacaaggcagttaacccactgttcctaggccgtcattttaagAGTAGAACTACAGGTTGAAACTACCATGAGCCTTCCTCGCTCTGCCTGCTACAGGCTTGTTATAAGAGAGCGCACTGAAAGGTCAGGTTTTGTTTGTGTTACTCAACACAGCCAAATGTACCTCACATCCTTGTAGCTCTGCCTTTCTCCTTTATGTAACCCGGCACTTTTTGGAGATTAGCCTATGTCTTGACATTCCTCCTTTATATAACCGCTCTTGCAGTGAGAAAATAGTTTGGGAGGAAATTAATTTAGCATTAGGCTCTTTGTGTtgttttactggctcaaacagcctaCTGGGAATAGCCTAATCTGGGAGCCATTCACATGCAACAACTAGGCCTATTGAGAACAGCTTAATCTCACTGCCATTCACAGGCCACATTTTAAAATGCTCCGGTGCTGCTAGGAAGGCTTTGCTTTGATGACTTGTCTGCCTCAGCCTTAAgcatgaaacacacagagaatctcactgccgatagactgccgatggttacttatcacagtgggaggccgttccttctcttgACAAAACAAATGTGATATCTACTGCGTGCCGATCAGGTAGCGACGAACCTACCGATTCTACTTGCAGAATCGCAATGCTAATCAGTGCACGTCCGTACATCCACAaatgagccagtcacacttcatatgcaatgtaggctatgggatggtagctagctaagtgcacaACATCAAATACTTCCTCCAAGAtagctaaccactgtagctagctagtactgacattataattaaatcacaatggattagctaGTTTCCATGAAGCTGCTGCCTGTgttagtgcagtgtccttagctagctaactcggAAGCTATGTTGTGCTAGTTAGCGAAGATGCTaaagttagatagctagctaaaccaTTGGTTTTGGGCGGGCACAGGCAGTatgggattatggagagtgaattaaatAGTTTCTTAATTttgctaggtagttatctagTTGTGACCTTCcggctagtatcaacaagggctttcgACAAAATAGCAACATCAGCGCAAATAGCttggaatctagaccataagCAATGCGCAGGgatatgcattgccaaacaacgcTACTACCACTTTCTGGTTTGGaatattttaacaaggctgacaAGTTCCAAGGTCTTTGCGGTATGAACatcaaatgtgaaataaaaacatttaaaaaactgtcGACACTGTTCAGATGTGCTAAGTACTATACTGGCAGGCAAACGTTCGACAATCGTAGCGTTGTGTCTGAGCTTTTAGCCTAGTTACATGTGTTTACACAACACATGGAGATTTAACACTGGCTCTGTGCGGTGCCCTTTCTTAAGTGATTTCACAGCTCTTCCACTGAATTGACGCTGCAAAGAGTTGGAGTGAAAGCATGGCTGCATGCCGGTGTGATTGCGAGGCGAAAGCCACTGCGTCTGAAGCCACACCGAAATAGACAGTGAGTCATTCTGGGCGCATGCGTGGCAGAGTAGACCACGGGGGCCAGAACAGAGCAGTGAGCAGACTGAAAGTATATCAGCGGGGGTTCTAGTCAGCACTTCCGCCCCTCTGCTGAATGACTAATGACATGCGAGAGAGACAGCCGAACAACACAACAAAGACAACCGGAGGAAATGTACTGGAAGATCTGAAAACATTCAGCCAGATAATCATCACAATAAACCTTTAGTCTGAAACCACACTGACTGGGAAAATCACTTGCTAAAACCCCACTGCAAGAAGTTGCTAGGCTCTATTGACTTCCAAGTCCCATATAAAGATTCATCTTTGTGCCGAGCCACAAGTATTGACGTTTGGGGCATCTATTTGACGAATCACGCAAAAAATGCAGGGTCAATGACTGTGGGTGTTTTACAGGGACAAAAATAGGCCCTGGCTGTGTCATTAGTGAGGAGGCACACAAACAGCCTGCTGCTGCTGAGGAATCTAAATCTGCCATATATGAAAAATGATCCCGTCATGGTGGTGCTCATTCGTCATGTGTGCAAAAGTAGTCTGCCAAAATAGAGACAGGCTGGGAAGAATCCAGCTTAGTGCCCCCAGCAGCAGCCTGTGCATGAGCTTAGCTAAACTAAACACGGTGCTCCCCTGGTTAGCTAGTAACACAACATTACAATGGACTTCATTCCAAATGTGTCACtaaaacatgaacaaaaaaacatgaacaaaaaaaaCGAAAGAATTAACAgaaatgcagtggtgtaaagtacttaagtaaaaatactttaaactacTACTTATGTCGTTTTTTGcagtatctgtacttcactatttcactttactacattcctaaagaaaattatgcactttttactccattcattttccctgacacccaaaagtactcattacattttgaatgcttagtaagACAATAAAATGATCTAATTCACACACTgttcaaaagaacatccctggtcatcccctcaGCCTcttatctggtggactcactaaacacatgctttgtttgtaaattaagtCTGAGTTTTGGAGCGTGCCCATGGCTAtccataaatgtttttaaaaagtaccAAAAatttgccatctggtttgcttaatattaaaaggatttatactttttacttttgatacttaagtatatttgagcaattacatttacttttgatacttaagtatatttaaaaccaaatactttttgacttttactcaagtagtatttaactAGGGTACTTTCACTTGAGCAATTTACTATTTTTAGGTTGAGTATACTTTTCCCCCACCACTGCAGAAATGTGTGCATTAGATACAGTCCACCCACTCTCTTCCTCAGCAGTGTGACTGCGTGGGCTCTGGGGCTGTGCAGGTTAAGCCCCGTCTCCGTAGCCACACGTCAGGAAACAGAGGAGAGCCACAGGATGCCTCCATGTCTAACCGCAGTGGTGAATCTCTGCCATATTACACTGAATACACTAAGTGAAACTTGCCATCCACATAAAGAACCAGATTCAGCCACCACCCAAAGCAGCCCAATTAGAGGAGctggcagagaggggagaggcctTAATGTGCTGTTGCTAAATCAGTCAGTTTCAGTTTAAAGAGTACATGGTTGTGCTGCACAGCAGACAGAGCAGAGTTCCCCCGCTGTGGGAGAAGGTTAGTGACGTCAAAGCGGGAAGCTACCCGACTGACATTAATAAATAAATCACGCAGCGCTGGAATATGTTGTCTGCTTGTCTGCTCCTTGGCTTCAGCGCAGACTAAACAGTCCTCTAGATCAGGGATTAGCACTACACTTCAGGGAAGCACAGAcaccacaccagacagacagggatgTATTTAGGAAAAGGATGTGACTGGGGATCCTCCGAATGTGGCAGCACTGTGTCTGCTTACAGACCCACAATGTCCTGGAAAAAATGTATAACGTTTATCATAATTTAACATGTTTATCTAGCTAAATATACTAGGTTATTATGAGAAATATGACACTCAGGTGATCTATCATTAAATTATGCAGAACGTAGGTCAATGTATTCTCATCTAGCGTAGTTCAAACAGTCATGTGATGGTAGCCAGTGTGACGTCTGCAGAGCTGATAGGCCTGGCTGGGTGGATTTAACATCCCGCTCTAGAACATAAATCGGCAGAATGGCACTAGGGCTGATGTGCACAAAGAGAGCCAAGCATGCCTGTTAAGGGTCATTATTGCTGTTCATTGGAGCTTCTTAAATTGGGGAGGAGGACCCCACAAATAGTGACCGTTATATTTAGTAggtctgggaattgccagggacctcgcgATACGATATtgtcacaatacttaggtgccaataTGATTATGTATAGCGATTCTCGCTATCACAAttcaattactgacatttaattgcaatttgatgttccaaacatattgcttatgctatgtctgctgcagagagaagagaaagcatGAGAATATGAGTTGATCAGTCAAttaaataagtgctgaaaaca
This window harbors:
- the LOC111980979 gene encoding vascular endothelial zinc finger 1 isoform X2 — encoded protein: MEPSWSTFLFQQANEALHHQHQVAQNSLLPLLNSVNEPVDQKPVMPIPLDQKPPASAAELLKDNVASGAGGGRGPMPVVKKEHKSKTPFICGYCNKAFRDSYQLRRHDXCHTGXKMVSRPKKTAQTAPTMVPXISXLPREKSGQPSYXSTIAGILTTATXSVSSASRIMSPASMXKXPQQSQPNKPAKPVKKNQGCEMCGKAFRDVYQLNRHKLSQSEEKPXZCPICHQRFKRKDRMTYQVRSHDGGVHKPYVCSVCGKGFSRPDHLSCHVKHVHSSERPFKCQVTACTSAFATKDRLRSHMIRHEGKVTCNICGKMLSAAYITSHLKTHGQTNFNSCNKDSNDIHNSASATPVTASTPITTTMNRGNSINNPVTIATQMNISTNTVNVSLQHPVTITGPVNIASVNIPTTAHMNIAHPLAISTPMSMTMSGPLNIAMRSMESMSFLSQVLPSSPPW
- the LOC111980979 gene encoding vascular endothelial zinc finger 1 isoform X1; this translates as MEPSWSTFLFQQANEALHHQHQVAQNSLLPLLNSVNEPVDQKPVMPIPLDQKPPASAAELLKDNVASGAGGGRGPMPVVKKEHKSKTPFICGYCNKAFRDSYQLRRHDXCHTGXKMVSRPKKTAQTAPTMVPXISXLPREKSGQPSYXSTIAGILTTATXSVSSASRIMSPASMXKXPQQSQPNKPAKPVKKNQGCEMCGKAFRDVYQLNRHKLSQSEEKPXZCPICHQRFKRKDRMTYQVRSHDGGVHKPYVCSVCGKGFSRPDHLSCHVKHVHSSERPFKCQVTACTSAFATKDRLRSHMIRHEGKVTCNICGKMLSAAYITSHLKTHGQTNFNSCNKGDWQWNSSGGRKDSNDIHNSASATPVTASTPITTTMNRGNSINNPVTIATQMNISTNTVNVSLQHPVTITGPVNIASVNIPTTAHMNIAHPLAISTPMSMTMSGPLNIAMRSMESMSFLSQVLPSSPPW